In one Oscillospiraceae bacterium genomic region, the following are encoded:
- the galE gene encoding UDP-glucose 4-epimerase, producing the protein MSILVSGGAGYIGSHTCIELINAGYDIVVADNLVNSSEEALRRVERIVGRPVPFEKTELCDAAQVDALLDKYPDVDAVIHFAGLKAVGESVQKPLEYYTNNLVSTLNLLNTMRARGIHNFVFSSSATVYGDPVSVPIREDFPVGGTTNPYGTTKLFIERILTDLCAADPALNVALLRYFNPIGAHDSGLIGEDPNGIPNNLVPYIAKVAVGELDKVHVFGDDYPTPDGTGVRDYIHVVDLALGHVSALKKLAGDCGLFVCNLGTGKGYSVLDVIHAYERACGKTLPYVVDPRRPGDIAACYADPAKAREELGWQARYGIEEMCASSWKWQSTNPNGYKGN; encoded by the coding sequence ATGTCAATTCTGGTCAGCGGCGGTGCGGGCTACATCGGCAGCCACACCTGCATCGAGCTCATCAACGCCGGGTACGACATCGTCGTGGCGGATAACCTGGTCAACTCCAGCGAGGAGGCCCTGCGCCGGGTGGAGCGGATCGTGGGCCGGCCCGTCCCCTTTGAAAAGACCGAGCTGTGCGACGCCGCCCAGGTGGACGCGCTGCTGGACAAGTACCCGGACGTCGACGCGGTGATCCACTTCGCCGGGCTCAAGGCGGTGGGGGAGAGCGTTCAGAAGCCCCTGGAGTACTACACCAACAATCTGGTCAGCACCCTGAACCTGCTCAATACAATGCGCGCCAGGGGGATACATAACTTCGTGTTCTCCTCCTCGGCCACCGTGTACGGCGACCCCGTCTCCGTGCCCATCCGGGAGGACTTCCCCGTGGGCGGCACCACCAACCCCTACGGCACCACCAAGCTCTTCATCGAGCGCATCCTCACCGACCTGTGCGCCGCCGACCCCGCCCTGAACGTGGCCCTGCTGCGCTACTTCAACCCCATCGGGGCCCACGACAGCGGACTTATCGGCGAGGACCCCAACGGCATCCCCAACAACCTGGTGCCCTACATCGCCAAGGTGGCGGTGGGCGAGCTGGACAAAGTCCACGTCTTCGGGGACGACTACCCCACCCCCGACGGCACCGGCGTGCGGGACTACATCCACGTGGTGGATCTGGCCCTGGGCCACGTCTCGGCGCTGAAGAAGCTGGCCGGGGACTGCGGGCTGTTCGTCTGCAACCTGGGCACCGGCAAGGGGTACAGCGTGCTGGACGTAATCCACGCCTACGAGCGTGCCTGCGGCAAGACCCTGCCCTACGTGGTGGACCCCCGCCGCCCCGGCGACATCGCCGCCTGCTACGCCGACCCCGCCAAGGCGCGGGAGGAGCTGGGCTGGCAGGCCCGGTACGGCATCGAGGAGATGTGCGCCTCCTCCTGGAAGTGGCAGAGCACAAACCCCAACGGGTATAAGGGCAATTGA
- a CDS encoding AraC family transcriptional regulator yields MSNNRYELGAEGGSPVDRSSTKLLYVSTAKYGGDWHSMLHTHACTELFYVVGGGGQFKIADLTLPAAPDDLIIVNPNVEHTEVSLNQSPLEYIVLGVEGLEFRSGEEEDGRYARVSLRSDREEVLFFLRSLLREIENKAAGYEVLCQDLLEVLLVRIMRRTNFSLTVAPPNRRSSKECAAVRRYIDGHFKENITLDMLSELAHVNKYYMVHAFTREYGVSPINYLISRRIQESRYLLSDTDHSLSQISHMLGFSSPSYFSQSFRKLEGRSPMEYRKARRAEREEGGGDGV; encoded by the coding sequence ATGAGCAACAACCGGTACGAGCTGGGGGCGGAGGGCGGAAGCCCGGTGGACCGCAGCTCCACCAAGCTCCTGTACGTGTCCACGGCCAAATACGGCGGGGACTGGCACAGTATGCTCCACACCCACGCCTGTACCGAGCTGTTCTACGTGGTGGGGGGCGGCGGCCAGTTCAAGATCGCCGACCTGACCCTGCCCGCCGCTCCGGACGACCTGATCATCGTCAACCCCAACGTGGAGCATACCGAGGTCAGCCTCAACCAGAGCCCCCTGGAGTACATCGTGCTGGGGGTGGAAGGGCTGGAGTTCCGCTCCGGGGAGGAGGAGGACGGGCGCTACGCCCGCGTCAGCCTGCGCTCCGACCGGGAGGAGGTGCTCTTCTTCCTGCGCAGTCTGCTGCGGGAGATCGAGAACAAGGCGGCGGGGTACGAGGTCCTGTGCCAGGACCTGCTGGAGGTGCTGCTGGTGCGCATCATGCGGCGCACAAACTTCTCCCTGACGGTGGCGCCCCCCAACCGCCGCTCCAGCAAGGAGTGCGCCGCGGTGCGGCGGTACATCGACGGCCACTTCAAGGAGAACATCACCCTGGATATGCTCTCCGAGCTGGCCCACGTAAACAAATATTATATGGTGCACGCCTTCACCCGGGAGTACGGCGTCTCGCCCATCAACTACCTTATCTCCCGCCGCATCCAGGAGAGCCGCTACCTCCTGTCCGACACCGACCACTCCCTGTCCCAGATCTCCCACATGCTGGGCTTCTCCTCCCCCAGCTACTTCTCCCAGTCCTTCCGCAAGCTGGAGGGCAGAAGCCCCATGGAGTACCGCAAGGCCCGGCGGGCGGAGCGGGAGGAGGGCGGCGGCGATGGCGTTTGA
- a CDS encoding nucleotidyltransferase: MNKPVLVVMAAGMGSRYGGLKQLDPVGGHGELIIDYSIYDARRAGFETVVFVIKREIETDFKAAIGDRLSKVMDVRYVYQCLDDLPEGYAVPEGRVKPWGTAQAALAARSVVDGPFAVINADDYYGPEGFRAIYDYLLSHPDGDVYEYAMVGYLLENTVTEHGYVSRGVCVESGDNDLISVTERTRIEKGQASPRFTEDGGATWEDLPGDTIVSMNLWGFTRSYLDEAWARFPAFLDGALRDNPMKGEYYLPTVVSQLIAEGKARVKVLRSRDKWYGVTYQEDKPVVVKAIADMTAGGLYPENLWGV, from the coding sequence ATGAACAAGCCTGTTTTGGTGGTGATGGCGGCTGGCATGGGCAGCCGGTACGGCGGGCTCAAGCAGCTCGACCCCGTGGGGGGCCACGGGGAGCTCATCATCGACTACTCCATCTACGACGCGCGGCGGGCAGGGTTTGAGACGGTGGTCTTCGTCATCAAGCGCGAGATCGAGACCGACTTCAAGGCGGCCATCGGCGATCGCCTGTCCAAGGTGATGGACGTGCGCTACGTCTACCAGTGCCTGGACGATCTGCCGGAGGGCTACGCCGTGCCCGAGGGCCGGGTGAAGCCCTGGGGCACCGCCCAGGCCGCCCTGGCCGCCCGGAGCGTGGTGGACGGCCCCTTCGCGGTCATCAACGCGGACGACTACTACGGCCCCGAGGGCTTCCGCGCCATCTACGACTACCTGCTCTCCCACCCGGACGGGGATGTGTACGAGTACGCCATGGTGGGCTACCTGCTGGAGAACACCGTCACCGAGCACGGCTACGTGTCCCGCGGCGTGTGCGTGGAGAGCGGGGACAACGATCTGATCAGCGTCACCGAGCGCACCCGCATCGAGAAGGGGCAGGCCAGCCCCCGCTTCACCGAGGACGGCGGGGCCACCTGGGAGGATCTGCCGGGGGACACCATCGTGTCCATGAACCTGTGGGGCTTCACCAGGAGCTACCTGGACGAGGCCTGGGCCCGCTTCCCCGCATTTCTGGACGGCGCGCTGCGGGACAACCCCATGAAGGGGGAGTACTACCTGCCCACCGTGGTCAGCCAGCTCATCGCCGAGGGCAAGGCCCGGGTGAAGGTGCTGCGCAGCCGGGACAAGTGGTACGGCGTGACCTACCAGGAGGATAAGCCCGTGGTGGTAAAGGCCATCGCGGACATGACGGCGGGGGGCCTGTACCCCGAGAACCTGTGGGGGGTGTAG